A region of Pseudorasbora parva isolate DD20220531a chromosome 14, ASM2467924v1, whole genome shotgun sequence DNA encodes the following proteins:
- the LOC137040666 gene encoding uncharacterized protein: MAAGQTDLASLGFLNQTARMRSWLNSLNQAMIVEPTIHHYLKNVAQFLAYVAETPPPTSRLSRTVMVGLNREIKNMIRSVRQRVVMHEVKVKQAKEGRLISKTTLRQCLAKAKVAFLKILARLCQSPDRDDQWSFHGHLTAYFACIYGHRSGVFQNMTIQEVEAARNNCKDGCYVINISTHKTNQAFGAAQLPLNEEEYKWMTGFLVLRPYMVGGADPTYFFFTSKPSSCKNLNQYFQDAWAGMGLPGTPNFTEIRTSIATHAKNTHNHGDRHKVSQFMCHDTSTADRFYALNLDAIQATEH; the protein is encoded by the exons ATGGCGGCGGGGCAGACAGATCTGGCCAGCCTGGGCTTTCTTAATCAGACGGCGAGGATGCGGTCTTGGCTGAACAGCCTCAACCAGGCCATGATCGTGGAGCCGACGATACATCACTATCTAAAAAATGTGGCCCAGTTCCTGGCCTACGTGGCCGAGACCCCGCCACCCACCAGCCGACTCTCCCGGACAGTCATGGTGGGGCTGAACCGGGAGATCAAAAATATGATCCGCTCCGTCCGGCAGAGAGTGGTAATGCATGAGGTGAAGGTCAAGCAGGCCAAGGAGGGCCGCCTTATCTCGAAGACCACTCTTCGCCAATGCCTGGCCAAGGCAAAGGTTGCCTTCCTGAAGATCCTGG CCCGTCTCTGCCAGTCACCGGACCGGGATGACCAGTGGTCGTTTCATGGACACCTCACTGCATACTTTGCCTGCATTTATGGGCATCGCAGTGGGGTGTTCCAAAATATGACCATTCAGGAGGTAGAGGCGGCCAGAAACAACTGTAAGGATGGCTGCTATGTGATCAAT ATATCAACACACAAGACGAACCAAGCGTTCGGAGCGGCCCAGTTGCCGTTAAACGAGGAGGAATACAAATGGATGACGGGGTTCCTGGTGCTGAGGCCCTATATGGTGGGGGGGGCCGACCCCACCTATTTTTTTTTCACGTCTAAGCCCAGCTCATGCAAAAATCTGAATCAGTACTTTCAGGATGCATGGGCTGGGATGGGCCTCCCAGGAACCCCAAACTTTACTGAAATCCGGACGTCCATCGCCACCCAC GCCAAGAACACGCATAACCACGGGGACCGGCACAAGGTGTCCCAGTTTATGTGTCACGATACCTCTACGGCTGACCGGTTCTACGCCCTCAACCTAGATGCCATACAGGCCACGGAGCACTGA
- the LOC137039803 gene encoding uncharacterized protein, with protein MVDDVSRMLRYIQPSGDEVSLDFLLKSTETKDYLTQLRRADMGPATILNYIKNMIRYERFQEGKKSLQECQAVLRKAKKDMLSVYGRLLEGDHVASEGKTMFCYYCEAILILSHFQRPGAVEAITTEEWDNRKHSGGKVCVAVSEHNTVTMQIAVFALTIEEAAMLDTYCTWIHPDSIRPDVDNTNRLFVLPSGTEIRSATNDLSRLHQHYKLPNIKSQQIRRTVETDVAAIFTEELKASPTTWWVKLRDLQRPECGITFRHLGRHIKSSYRELTRADDARATANLTLGEKNPSTRSRLSRLYALTAKGVL; from the exons ATG GTAGACGACGTCTCCAGGATGCTGAGGTACATCCAGCCAAGTGGGGATGAAGTCAGCTTGGACTTCCTGCTAAAGTCCACTGAGACCAAAGACTACCTCACCCAACTCCGGCGCGCTGACATGGGCCCAGCCACCATTCTGAACTACATCAAGAACATGATCCG GTATGAACGGTTCCAAGAGGGTAAGAAAAGCCTTCAGGAGTGCCAGGCCGTCCTCCGGAAGGCAAAGAAAGACATGCTGTCCGTTTATGGGAGGCTGCTGGAAGGTGACCACGTGGCTTCAGAGGGAAAGACCATGTTCTGCTACTACTGTGAAGCAATCCTGATCCTCAGTCACTTCCAGAGACCAGGAGCGGTGGAGGCAATAACA aCAGAAGAGTGGGACAACAGAAAACATTCTGGGGGAAAGGTGTGCGTGGCAGTAAGCGAACACAATACTGTGACAATGCAGATCGCCGTGTTTGCCCTCACAATAGAGGAGGCAGCA ATGCTGGACACATACTGCACATGGATCCACCCTGACTCCATCCGGCCAGATGTAGACAATACTAACAGATTGTTTGTTTTGCCGTCGGGCACGGAGATTAGGAGTGCAACCAATGACCTCTCTCGTCTGCACCAACA CTACAAACTGCCCAACATCAAGAGCCAGCAGATCCGCAGGACCGTGGAGACAGATGTGGCTGCCATCTTCACAGAGGAGCTGAAGGCTTCACCCACTACATGGTGGGTGAAGTTAAGAGACCTCCAGCGTCCCGAGTGTGGCATTACCTTTAGACATCTGGGCCGACACATTAAGTCAAGCTATAGAGAGCTCACA CGCGCGGACGATGCGCGTGCAACAGCGAATTTAACGCTAGGAGAAAAAAACCCGTCAACTAGATCCCGCCTATCCCGTCTTTACGCGCTCACTGCCAAAGGAGtactttga
- the LOC137039652 gene encoding uncharacterized protein: MVQNDQFLKGLPDFFLGNSESGISDVENNPTPIRKRSSIKAHGSGRRHSNSRHVHSTPVRERSRSSSRAHGSGRRHSTSRHETPRAPTGNSMDVFPMPMAKFQACGLKKLVEIAQEVRRIGTAEPISSSFHIKRMGTTEELHTLEDKLHNSEERDILITQLSKIGGKNIRDCSTKILDRLMTNSLMAQLNMKGHGSKTAFQCTALYSTMIDAIKKWNGKATDHDIYKAVGDHLKHAPGRSGGGGYTAND, from the exons ATGGTTCAGAATGACCAGTTTTTAAAAGGGCTGCCAGATTTCTTCTTAGGAAACTCTGAAAGTGGAATTTCAG ATGTTGAAAATAACCCCACACCAATAAGGAAGCGCTCCAGTATCAAAGCACATGGAAGCGGTAGAAGGCACTCCAATTCTAGACATG TGCATTCCACCCCAGTAAGGGAGCGCTCCAGATCTTCCAGCAGAGCACATGGAAGCGGTAGAAGGCACTCCACTTCTAGACATG AAACACCAAGGGCTCCAACTGGCAACAGCATGGATGTATTTCCAATGCCCATGGCCA AATTCCAGGCATGTGGGCTAAAAAAGCTAGTGGAAATTGCACAGGAAGTCAGACGAATTGGAACTGCAGAACCTATTTCTTCGTCTTTCCATATTAAAAGGATGGGGACTACAGAGGAGCTCCACACTTTGGAGGACAAGCTTCACAATAGTGAAGAGAGAGATATTTTG ATAACCCAGTTAAGTAAAATAGGAGGCAAAAATATCAGGGACTGCTCAACCAAGATTTTGGACAG GCTGATGACCAACAGTCTCATGGCACAGCTCAACATGAAGGGCCACGGCTCAAAAACAGCTTTTCAGTGTACAGCACTGTACTCCACCATGATAG ATGCAATCAAGAAGTGGAACGGCAAGGCAACTGATCACGACATTTACAAAGCCGTGGGAGACCACCTTAAGCATGCCCCTGGACGATCTGGCGGCGGGGGATATACTGCAAACGATTAA